In the genome of Bacillus thuringiensis, the window ATGTGGGGAAACGATGGGTTTTATGGATTATAAAAAATGTAGTATTTTCTATGAGCGTGTCCTTTTTGGGAATTAGTTTATTTTTTATTTATAAAAATCCATTTTATTCAATTCTATTTATCGGTTTAGTAATTTTCTTAAGTAGTGTATTAGTAAAAGAGAAAATGAATTATAAAAAGTTCTTTTTTAAAGAAATCGAGAAAGAAAAGGAGGAAAGCATGCGCTGGACGAGCGGAATTATGCAAGTTGGTGGTCATGCGGCTAAACCGAGTAGTTCGAATAAAAAACCGTGGATGTTTCCGCGCTCTAAAAGACTATTAGGAAAAAAAGCTGATTCTCGTATTGTCGAATCTTTTTTGAAAGAATTTTTCCGTACAAGTACTGCACGAATATTTTATATTCAAATTGTATGTATCAGTACTGCAAGTATAATTATGACTCCAAGGTGGATTACAGCTATTATTCTCGTATTTGCTGTAGTTGCAATTTCTCGCTATGCACGTGATTATTGGAATGAATTTACGAATAAGATGTTTCTTCATTTATATTGTGATGAAGGGAAATTACTTTTGTTAAGATGGAAGGCAGATCGTTATTTACTACTACCAGCAATACTTTTATATGTAATAGTTATACTTTTCCAGTTTTATTTATTGCCAGCTGTGATCGGTGGCATTATTTTTATTTTATTAATTGTATGGATTGTATTTTTACCATTAAAAAAGAGCCATTGACGGCTCTTTTTCTAGTCTGTAACACATTGATAAATAAAATATACTAAAACGAGTATGCTTGCGGCGGAATACATGACATCTAAAGTCATTCAAGTGCCTCCTCAATATTGTGGTATTAATATTGTATGAAATCTTACAATTTCATATTCAAGTGAAAAATATGTGAACGTTAACAAAATTGTAAAGTGCAAAAATTATAATCATTTTGTATAATAGAAGAAACCACCGTTATATAAAAAAATAATGAGTGAAAGGGGAGGGAACATAAATGCCAAATTGGTTTAGAAAAACCTTAGTCGCATTAATTACCGTATTTACATTTGGTTTAGTGACGCCTCCTTCCATATTGCTTGATAATGCCAAAGCTGCGGACAAGCCTACGAGCACAGCTGGGCAACAAAATTTGGAGAGTACGTCCTATACATATGAAGAAACGAATGACAGGTTAACCACCGATACTTTTATTACTTATGCGATGCAAGAAGCAGAAAAACAGTCGATGCAAAAGTTTGGTACTAAAATTGGCCCAGTAATTGAAGATGAATTTAAAGATGTAATATTACCAAAGATTGAAGAGGCAATTGCTGAACTTGCCAATGATGTACCAGAGAAGTCATTGCAATCATTAGCGATTTCTCAAAGACCAGCTGGTGGAAATAATGAAAAGATTTTTCACGTCTACGATACGAAAACAGGAAATGACTTATTGCGTTTCCATGTAAGAAGAGATCATCCACCGCAAGATGGTTATTATTTTAATTTCCACTATCATCGTTTTGATGATGGATACTCTGGACATCATGAGTTAGGGAATATTTATTGGAATACGAATGTACCGCCAAAATGGCTTTCTTAAAAAGAACAAGAGAAAATCTTGTTCTTTTTTATTTTTATAGAAGGGACAGACAACTATGTTGTTGAATAACATAGGTTTAGAAAAAAGAAGCAAAAGGAGTATGGAGATGCAAAAATACATTGTTTTTGACTTTGATGGCACATTAGTAGATTCACAAAATATATTTGTACCGATTTATAATCAACTTGCTGAAAAACATGGGTATAAAGCAGTAAAGGAAGAAGAAATTGAACATTTACGTAAATTAACGATGCCAGAGAGATGTAAACAACTCGATGTACCACTGTATAAATTACCGATATTAGCGTTGGAGTTTTATAAATTATACCAGCCTGCTATAAAAGATCTCGTTTTGTTCCATGGAATGAAGGATGTATTAGATGAACTACATAAAAAAGAATACGGTATTGCGGTTATATCATCTAACTCGGAAGAGCATATTCGAGCATTTTTACAAAAGAATGATATAGAAAATATACAAGAAGTGTATTGTTCTAAAAATTTGTTCGGTAAAGACAAGATGATAAAAAGATTTTTAAAATCGAAAAAAAATAACTGAGAAAGATATGTTATATGTCGGTGATGAACAGAGAGACGTAGTAGCATGTAAAAAGGCTGGGGTAAACGTAATTTGGGTATCTTGGGGATATGATGTTATTGAAACAGTGAAAAAAGACGCACCCGATTATATGGTTCATAAGTCGATGGAAATTGTGCAAGTAGTACAAGGAGCGTATTCTTAATATGAATACACTTCGAGCAGGTATTCATCATATTGAATTTTGGGTAGCAAATTTAGAGGAATCCATTTCTTTTTATAATAAGCTGTTTTCAATAATTGGATGGAGAAAATTAAATGAAGTAGCATATAGCACGGGAGAAAGTGAAATATACTTTAAAGAAGTAGATGAGGAAATCGTAAGGACGTTAGGGCCTAGACATATTTGTTATCAAGCTATTCATAGAGAAGTAGTTGATGAAGTAGCAGATTTTCTTTCTAGTATGAAAGTGAAGGTAATACGTGGTCCAATTGAAATGAATCATTATTCAGAAGGGTACTATACGATTGATTTTTACGATCCGAATGGATTTATTGTAGAAGTAGCCTATACACCAAATGCAGAAATGTAAGGGGAATAGATATGAAGATAATTACAGCACGGCAAAACAATATACAAATTGTAAAAGATGCAGCGAATATTGAAGAAATTTCTAAAGGTTTCTCTCCAGATAAGAAATATGTAATTACGAATGCAAATAATGAAAAATATTTATTTCGGACAGGAGATATAAAAGAGTATGAAAGAAAGAAAATAGAGTTTCAAATTTTAAATGAAATGGTAAAACGTAACGTACAGGCACAAAGGCCAATTGAAATAGGTATATTGGAAGAAGAAGGTGTATGCTATAGTATTTTTTCATATTTAGAAGGGGAAGATGCGAAGAAGCTATTGCCTACGTATTCACCAAAAGAACAATATGATATTGGCATAGAGGCAGGAAAAGATTTAGCGAAAATGCATACATATGAAGCGCCTAATGATATACTTCCATGGTATGAAAGAGCAATGAAAAAACATAGTAAATATTTAGAAGCATACAAAACATGCGGAATAAAAATAAAAAATGATAATAAAATTATTAAGTTTATAGATGAAAATGAAATGTATGTAAAGGATCGCCCAAATCGATTTCAACACGATGATTTTCATTTAGAAAATATAATTGTACGGGATGGGAATTATGTAGGTGTAGTTGATTTTAATGGTTATGACTGGGGCGATCCACTGCATGATTTCGTGAAAATTGCACTATTTGCAAGGGACATTAGTATTCCGTATTCAATCGGACAAATAGAAGGATACTTTAATAGGAGAATACCAGAAGAGTTCTGGAAATTATATGCGGTGTACGTTGGCATGACAGTTTTCTCATCAGTTGTCTGGACATTAAGAGCAGCACCACATATGTTGGATGATACGTTAGAGCGTCTTCATATTGTATTGGAAGATCATAAAAACTTTGAGTTATTAAAACCAAGTTGGTTTCAACCAGATAAGATTGATATGAAATAGAAAAGGTAGGTGTGATTCGCACCTACCTTTATTTTTTACCATTCTTCATTTTGAAGTAGTTGTAATGCTAACTTTAAATCCACATCTTCTTGTATATGTTCCGGAGTCCATGGGATATGTATATGAGGTTGTATTCCAATTCCGGACATTCCTTTGCCTTTATCTATAATAGAAAGCCGTGAAGTAGGATAGTAAAGAGCGAACGTACCAGCCCATTCCATTACTGCTAAATTAGAATAATCATTTAAACCAGCAGTAGGACGACCTATTACTTTTACTTTCGGTGATTTTTTTGTTGCTTCTACAAAAGAATCACCAGAGCTTCCACATGTAACATCTGTTAATACGGCTACTCTACTTGGTGTTGTTCGTCCGTGTATTTTCAAAGTTTGAAGTTCTTTTGGTAGTCCAGATGTATCAAATGTAACAAGGCCCTTTTTATAATTCTCTTTTAAATCGTGAATAAACATATCGGTGACTAACTTTGAAAGGTCGTCTGAAGAATCATAATCTTCTTCGAAGTCTTGCATTCGTAAATAATAATTTCGTTCTGTATGATTTAATTGCATTGTATTTGAAGAGTCGAAAAGAGAAATTTCTTTGTCTTCAAATAAGTAAGGAAGTATGTTGAAAAATGCATCATCACTTCCACCACGATTCAATCGCACATCTATAATTAAGTTTTGAAAAGAATCCAGCTCGTTTTTGTATGAGTCGATTAATTGATTAATAGCTGCAGCATTTGCAAAGTCAGTTAAAGTAATTAAGAGTGTATCTTTATTGTACTTTTTTAATGAATAGATAGGTGTGTATTCGCTTTGTTTATATTTTTGTAAAGAAATGGTTTCGGTTACTCCATCTTTATCTATAAGTGTACAATTTGATGATTTTAATAAAACATAGTCCCATTTTTCACGCTCATATGTATTCTCATTTACATACTTTTTATACTTTATTAATAGCTCAGGAATTTTCATATTATCTAATGCAACGATAGTTTGTCCTTTTTTCACTCTTTTTTCTTGTGAAGTAGATGTAATATATAGGTGATCTTCGTATCTTTTCACTTGGAAGCCAACACTGTTAAGAGGTTGATCGTTAGAGCTCATTTTGAAAAACATATGATTGTCTTTGAAGTCTAATAAGTAATCATTTACAATTTCAGTGAATTGTACTGGTGTTAAATCTCTGTGCTTCTCTAGTTGCTCAATTGTTTGTAAATATGTAGTAGGATCATCCCATCCTTTTTTATCAATACAACCGGAATAATCGTGATGAGTAATCGAAACAACTTCTTTGAAGATTTCTGTGTACAATGCTTTTCCTCCTTATAGTTTAAATAACTAAATAAAAGGATTCCTTGTTCTATACGTAAAATCCTTTATTTGGATGAGAATATAAAAATAGAGGGAAGTGTATCTTCCCTCTATTAAAATAATTATTTAATTTTCTTAAATGTAAGCGGCTGAGTACTTAATGTAGCTGGTACATGTAACTGAAGGGATGGGAATTTACCACTTACATTCATTTCATAAGCGAATAATAAGCTCATTTTCATTTGGAATAAGTCAACTTTTGCAGAGAAGATGTCGTAATGATGATGCCCTAATTGAATATCCATTTCCATAAATTGTACATATAACGAATCATCTCGTTTGTATACTTGTAATGTTCCGTATGCAGGATGTTCAAAAGTACCAGTATAATCCTCTAACTTGTGCGAAGGTGTAGTCCCTTTAATTTGTTCAGGGAGCGATTCAGTTGCTTCTTTCATCATTTCCTTCATTTTTTTAGTATCTTCTACAGCACGTTTATGCCAATCAATGGATTCTAATTCAAGTAGTTCGTCATAAATTTGATTAGCGAGATAAGTAGGAAGTAATGTTCCTCCAGCATTCGTTAAAATGACAAGGCCTATGTTTTCTGTTGGTATGAATGAAACAAGTGCTGAAAATCCATCGATATTACCGCCATGATGAATTACTTTTTTACCACGATAAGCGCTAATAAACCAACCAAGACCGTAACTATTTAATGGAGATTCAGGGAGTGATAAAACGGGTTGGTCTGGAATTGAATTGTGTGGTGTATACATTTGTTGTAATAATTCAGAGGAGATTAATTCATGATCTCCAAATTTTCCTTCGTTTAAGTGGAGAAGTACCCAATTTGCCATATCTTCAATTGTAGAATTAATACACCCAGCAGCGCCAACTGTATCGATGTTACGGAATGGAACTACTTTTATTTCACCGTCATTTTCAATGTAAGGTAAAGCGTAATCATCTGTAGTTTGTGAATCGTTAACAGAGAAGTTTGTATGTCTCATATTTAAAGGTTCTAAAATATGTTCTGTAGTATATTGCTCCCACGTTTGATTTGTAATGTTTTCAACAATGCAGCTAATTGTTGCATACATTAAGTTGTTATATAGAAATGCAGTCCGGAACGGTGCATCAAGTGGTAAATGTTTTATTTTTTCAACGAGATCTTGTCGAGATAAGGAAGAGTTGTACCAAAGAGCATCATGACGACTCACTCCAGTTCGATGAGAAGCTAAATCCCGTCCTGTAACTTGTGAGCTAGCAAGTAGTTCAGATAAAGTAAAGTTAGGTATATAAGAATGGATAGGAGTATCCCAATTAAACTTTTTTTGCTGTGCTAACAAGCTTAATGAAAGTGTGCCAAACGCTTTCGTTGAGGAACCGATTGCGAACCGGGTATTCGGTGTAACAGCCTCTTTTGTTTCTATATTACGATAGCCGAAACCTTCTGAAATAATAACTTCACCGTCTTTTATAACAGCTACAGCAGCACCAGGAACATTTAAATTCTTCATCATTTTTTCAACCGTTGTTTGTAAAGAAGTCATAACAGGCGTTTCAATTTTAGACATACTTCTAACCTCCAAATATAAATTTTGTTCTACCGCACTATACTTTCGGTAATAGAAAATGAAAACCTTTTTAAATTTGGAAAGTTAATAATTTTGTAAGAATTAGCGGAAGAAATTTTATTAATTAGGATTATTAAATTTACCATTTTTCATGTTATGATAAATTGCATATACGATTGAAAGAAGGTTTTCCTACATATGAAACATGCTGAAAATGACTACTTAAATTTATGCCGCCATGTAATGGAACATGGTACGAAGAAAGAAGATCGTACAGGGACAGGAACTGTATCTGTATTTGGATATCAAATGCGTTTTGATTTGAGTAAAGGATTTCCTTTATTAACGACAAAAAGAGTACCATTTCGCCTTGTAGCAAGTGAACTACTTTGGTTTATGAAAGGTGATACAAATATTCGCTATTTATTGCAGCATAATAATAACATTTGGAATGAATGGGCGTTTAAGAGCTGGGTAGAAAGTGATGAGTATACTGGTCCTGACATGACGGATTTTGGTCTTCGCTCACAACAAGATGAAGAATTTAAAGTACAGTACGATGAGCAGATGGAATTGTTTAAAAAGAAAGTTTTAGAAGATGATGATTTCTCAAATAAATATGGTTATTTAGGAGACGTTTACGGTAAACAGTGGCGAGCTTGGAAAACGACAGCTGGTGAGACACTTGATCAATTAAAAGATGTAATTGAAATGATTAAAAAAACACCAGACTCACGTCGTTTAATCGTTTCTGCTTGGAATCCTGAAGACGTACCAAGTATGGCATTACCCCCTTGTCATACATTATTCCAGTTTTATGTAGCGGACGGAAAGCTTTCTTGTCAGCTATATCAAAGAAGTGGTGACATATTCCTTGGAATACCATTTAACATCGCAAGTTATTCACTACTAACACATCTAATTGCACATGAATGTGGTCTTGAAGTAGGGGAATTTGTTCATACAATTGGTGATGCACATATTTATACAAATCATTTTGAACAAGTAGAAAAGCAATTGGCACGTGAACCACGTCCATTCCCGAAACTTACATTAAATCCAGATGTGAAATCTGTTTTCGATTTTGAAATGGAAGATTTAACGATTGAAGGATATGATCCACATCCAGCAATTAAAGCACCGGTTGCAGTATAATTGTAGAGGAGATGAAAAAATGATTGTTTCATTTATGGTCGCAATGGACGAAAATAGAGTAATCGGTAAAGATAATAATTTACCTTGGCGTTTACCGAGTGAATTACAATACGTGAAGAAAACAACGATGGGTCACCCGCTTATTATGGGAAGAAAGAACTATGAAGCGATTGGTAGACCGCTGCCTGGAAGACGTAATATTATTGTAACTCGTAATGAAGGATATCACGTTGAAGGATGTGAAGTTGTTCATTCTGTAGAAGAAGTATTCGAACTATGTAAAAATGAAGAAGAGATTTTTATTTTTGGCGGAGCGCAAATTTACGATCTCTTTTTACCTTATGTAGACAAGTTATATATAACAAAAATCCATCATGCATTTGAAGGAGATACATTCTTCCCAGAAATAGATATGACAAATTGGGAAGAGATTTTTGTAGAAAAAGGTTTAACGGATGAAAAAAACCCGTATACGTATTATTACCACGTATATGAGAAACAACAATAATAAAAAAGATTGATGTGAGAATTCGCATCAATCTTTTTATTTATATTCACCAATATAAGTTTATAGATGAGATTCGATAGTGCTATAATGATAGGTAGCATGTAAAAAATGCTAAAATTTGCAAAAGTACTAATATAGAAAGAGGAGGAGAATGGATTGAGAAAGATATGGGGGATTCTTTTTCTTTGCTTAACATTCATGTTAGTTGGATGCGGTAAAGAAGAAAAACCACAAGAAGCGTTTGATACATATGTAAAAGCATGGAATAAACAAAAATTTGCAGATATGTATGATCAACTATCAAAAAATGCAAAAAAAGATATTTCAAAGAAAGAGTTTACTGAGAAATATGAAAAAATTTATTCTGGTATCGAAGTGAACGACTTAAAGGTAGAAACAGGGGAAGTAAAAGAAGATAAAAAAGATGAAGGCCCTGTTCCTTTTAAAGTAAGCATGGATACAGTTGGTGGTAAAGTTACTTTTGGCCATGAAGCAAAAATGGTGAAAGAAAAAGATGGAGATAAAGAATCTTGGAAAATAGATTGGACTCCTGATTTTATTTTCCCTGGCATGACGAAAGATAGTAAAGTGCGTATGCAGACGACACAGCCAAAACGTGGTGAAATATACGATCGTAATGGAAAAGGTCTTGCAACGAATGGGAAAGCTTCTGAAATTGGAATAGTTCCAGAAAAATTAGACGATACTGCTCCGCAAACGAAAGAGACAGTAGCGAAGTTGTTAAATATGACTGTAGAAGAAATTGATCAAAAATTAGCTGCTAAATGGGTAAAACCAGGGTATCTCGTACCAATTGGAATTTTGCCTGAAGGGGCAACGCAAAATACGTATATTGATTTAGCAGGTGTTTCAACAAAACCTGTAAATGTTCGTACATATCCATTAGGGGAAGCGGCAGCTCATCTAACTGGTTATATCGGAAAGGTAAATGCTGAAGATTTAAAAACGCTTCAAAAGAAAGGCTATCAAGCTGATGATCCAGTTGGTAAAGCTGGTTTAGAGCAAGTATTAGAGGAAAAGCTACGCGGTAAAAAAGGTGGCCGTGTCTTTGTAGAAGATGCACAAGGAAAAGAAATTAAAAACTTGGCAAAAACAGATGCTGTTGATGGAGAAAACGTAACTTTAACTATTGATAGTGCTGTTCAAGAAAAAACTTACAATGAAATGAAGGGCGAAGCTGGTTCAAGTGCAGCAATTAATCCGAAAAGTGGAGAAACAATTGCACTAGTAAGTAGTCCAGCATATGATCCTAATTTAATTGCACGAGGAACATCGAAAGCGCAACGCGAAGCTTGGAATAATGATCCGAAAAAACCGATGACGAATCGCTTTACACAATTATCGGTACCAGGTTCTGTATTTAAACCAATTACAGCTGCAATTGGTCTTGAAACGAAAACGATCGATCCAAAAGAAGAGTTAAAAATTGAAGGGTTAAAATGGACAAAAGATTCTTCTTGGGGTAATTATTATGTAACGCGTGTGAAAGATGCAAATCCGATTGATTTTGATAAGGCGATGAAATACTCGGATAATATTTACTTCGCACAAGAAGCGTTGAAAATCGGAAAAGACAAGTTTATGAGTGAAGCGAAAAAATTTGGATTCGATGAGAAACTACCAATTGAATATGGATTCCCTGCTTCTAAAATTGCAAATGACGGTATTAAAAATGATATTCAAATGGCAGATACAGGATATGGACAAGGACAAGTATTAATGACTCCTCTTCATTTAGCTTTAACGTATGCGCCAATTGTAAATGATGGAACGATTCCATCACCGTATATTATTAAAACAGATAAACAACCAAAAGCTTGGAAAGAAAATGTAATTTCTAAAGGAAATCAGGATATATTAAAAACTGCTATGACGAAAGTAATTAATGATCCGGATGGTACAGGGAAAATTGCTAAGATTGATGGAATGACTCTTGCTGGAAAAACAGGTACAGCGGAATTAAAAGTATCTAAAGAAGCCGAAGGAAAAGAACTAGGCTGGTTCGCTGCATTTGATTTGAATTCGCCAGATATGGTCATTACAATGATGATTGAAGATGTAAAAGGTAGAGGCGGAAGTAACATTCCAGCTGAAAAAGTAAAACATGTTTTTCAAAAATAATATGTAATAAAAGGCTACCTCTATAATTTATAGAGGTAGCCTTTTTGTATGAGAATTCTTAATATCTGTATACTAAATTTTAGAGAAACAAAATAAATCATTAACTTACGAAAAAAAAGTAGCTATTTTTTATTGACATTGATTAAAACTTTTTGTATTATACTTACATAAGGTAAGTTATTAACTTTTAAAAAACAAATCTTGAATTAAAGATAAAGAGAGAAAAGGGAGAGAATACAATGACAAAAGTACTATTTATCACAGCAAATCCAAATTCAGCAGAAGGTTCTTTCGGAATGGCAGTAGGGGAAGCTTTCATCGAGGCTTATAAAAACGAGCATCCACAAGACGAAGTTGTAACAATTGATCTATTCAATACTACTGTACCAGCAATCGATGCAGATGTATTTGCTGCTTGGGGTAAATTTGCAGCAGGTGAAGGCTTTGAAACTTTAACGGAAGCTCAACAACAAAAAGTAGCAGCAATGAACACAAACTTAGAAACATTTATGCATGCAGATCGTTATGTATTCGTAACTCCAATGTGGAACTTTAGCTATCCACCAGTAGTAAAAGCATACTTAGATAACGTAGCAATCGCAGGTAAAACATTCAAATATACTGAAAATGGTCCAGTTGGCTTATTAGAAGGTAAAAAAGCACTTCACATTCAAGCAACAGGTGGCGTATATTCTGAAGGAGCATACGCAGCTGTAGACTTCGGACGCAATCACTTAAAAACTGTATTAGGATTTGTCGGTGTAAATGATACTGATTATATTGCAGTTGAAGGTATGAATGCAAACCCTGAAAAAGCACAAGAAATTAAAGAAGCGGCAATTGCTAATGCTCGTGAATTAGCAAAACGTTTCTAATATAGAATGCTTAAAAAGTCCGAACACTTGATGTTTGGACTTTTTTTCTTCTTTTTCCTTCGTTTGTCTAGTATAATGAAGGTCGGAATGATAATAGGTGGGGGTTCTGTATGATTCAAACGTTTTTTAAAATCTTTTATTTAATTTTAATTGTAATTGCGATTACACCGAGAATGTGGCGTCTTAAAAGACAAGTAAATACGATGGCGCCAAAAGAAAAAGATAATGCTGTGTACAAAACGACAAATTGGTTTGGTAAGAAAATGGTACGTGTAGCTGGAGGGACAGTAGAAGTGAAAGGGCTTGAAAATGTTCCGAAAGACAAGCCGGTACTAGTTGTAAGTAATCACCAAAGTAATATGGATATCCCTGTTTTACTAGGTTACTTAAATAAACCAATTGGATTCGTGTCAAAAGCAGAGATTAAAAAGTTCCCAGTTGTACCAACTTGGATGGAACTTATGAATTGTGTATTTATGGATCGTAGCGATCGTCGTCAATCTCTTAAAGCAATTAAAGATGGAATCGAACTATTAAAGAATGGACATTCTATCGTAATTTTCCCAGAAGGAACGAGAAGTAAAGGTGGCGAAGTTGGAGAGTTTAAGGCTGGTAGTTTCCATCTTGCAGTAAAGTCAGGTGTAGCAATTTTACCTGTAACGTTAGATGGTACATATAAGATGTTTGAAGCGAATGGAAATCGTATGAAGTCAGCTCATGCAACAGTAACAATTTCTAAGCCGATTACACCTGAAGAGTATGCGAATATGGATATTAAAGAATTAACGAAGCATACACAGGAAGTTATCGCATCACAATTACATAAGTAATAAAAAAGGTTTCAGTTTACTATAAGCTGAAACCTTTTTTATTATGCTGTAGGTAAGACGTAAAAGAGTACACAGAAGAACATCATCGCACTACCACCTAAAACGAACAGGTGCCATATGGCATGGTTGAAAGGTAGCTTTTCCCAAAGGAAGAATATAGCTCCGACAGAATATAAAATTCCACCTGCTAAAAGCAGTGAAAAACCATGTCCAGTTAGATTTTCATAAAGTGGTTTAATGGCAACGATTATGAGCCAGCCCATAATGATGTAACATAAAGTTGATGCCTTTATAAAGCGACGTACAAAGAAGATTTTGAAGACGATACCTCCGATTGCAAGTGTCCAAATTATAGCAAGCAACGTCCATCCTAATGGGCCACGAAGTGTAATAAGTAGAAAAGGAGTATACGTGCCAGCAATCAATAAGTAAATGGCTGAATGATCTAAAATAGTAAATATTTTTTCTACTTTAGGATGATGAATGCTATGTAGCAATGTTGAAAACAAGTACAGTAAGAACATGCTTACACCATAAACAGTAAATGCGACTACAGCTGATGAGGTACCGTGCTTAGAAGCATGAATAATCAATATGATTAAGGCAGGGATGCTTAAAATGGCACCGATACCATGTGTAATTGCATTTGCAATTTCTTCTTTTACAAATTGGGTCATTCGTGTCATTTTTTCAGTCATAATGCAAATCCTTTCTACTATCATAAAATAATATGTCATTTCCCTTA includes:
- a CDS encoding ABC transporter permease, encoding MIKQQFYKRLRHELRRKWKSIRSVTDWTVALYIIIPILIFMGIYYRSLWINELSMEETIYFGLGLLAFYLVTYPRGVRSFFEQADSLFLISYATHMRKLVQYGMMYTFIRIAITNIIVVVIMLPVLMKSIEVTEIQVLLFWVFFTIFRFMLSLLTRFIHVHVGKRWVLWIIKNVVFSMSVSFLGISLFFIYKNPFYSILFIGLVIFLSSVLVKEKMNYKKFFFKEIEKEKEESMRWTSGIMQVGGHAAKPSSSNKKPWMFPRSKRLLGKKADSRIVESFLKEFFRTSTARIFYIQIVCISTASIIMTPRWITAIILVFAVVAISRYARDYWNEFTNKMFLHLYCDEGKLLLLRWKADRYLLLPAILLYVIVILFQFYLLPAVIGGIIFILLIVWIVFLPLKKSH
- a CDS encoding YpjP family protein produces the protein MPNWFRKTLVALITVFTFGLVTPPSILLDNAKAADKPTSTAGQQNLESTSYTYEETNDRLTTDTFITYAMQEAEKQSMQKFGTKIGPVIEDEFKDVILPKIEEAIAELANDVPEKSLQSLAISQRPAGGNNEKIFHVYDTKTGNDLLRFHVRRDHPPQDGYYFNFHYHRFDDGYSGHHELGNIYWNTNVPPKWLS
- a CDS encoding VOC family protein encodes the protein MNTLRAGIHHIEFWVANLEESISFYNKLFSIIGWRKLNEVAYSTGESEIYFKEVDEEIVRTLGPRHICYQAIHREVVDEVADFLSSMKVKVIRGPIEMNHYSEGYYTIDFYDPNGFIVEVAYTPNAEM
- a CDS encoding aminoglycoside phosphotransferase family protein, translated to MKIITARQNNIQIVKDAANIEEISKGFSPDKKYVITNANNEKYLFRTGDIKEYERKKIEFQILNEMVKRNVQAQRPIEIGILEEEGVCYSIFSYLEGEDAKKLLPTYSPKEQYDIGIEAGKDLAKMHTYEAPNDILPWYERAMKKHSKYLEAYKTCGIKIKNDNKIIKFIDENEMYVKDRPNRFQHDDFHLENIIVRDGNYVGVVDFNGYDWGDPLHDFVKIALFARDISIPYSIGQIEGYFNRRIPEEFWKLYAVYVGMTVFSSVVWTLRAAPHMLDDTLERLHIVLEDHKNFELLKPSWFQPDKIDMK
- a CDS encoding S41 family peptidase, with protein sequence MYTEIFKEVVSITHHDYSGCIDKKGWDDPTTYLQTIEQLEKHRDLTPVQFTEIVNDYLLDFKDNHMFFKMSSNDQPLNSVGFQVKRYEDHLYITSTSQEKRVKKGQTIVALDNMKIPELLIKYKKYVNENTYEREKWDYVLLKSSNCTLIDKDGVTETISLQKYKQSEYTPIYSLKKYNKDTLLITLTDFANAAAINQLIDSYKNELDSFQNLIIDVRLNRGGSDDAFFNILPYLFEDKEISLFDSSNTMQLNHTERNYYLRMQDFEEDYDSSDDLSKLVTDMFIHDLKENYKKGLVTFDTSGLPKELQTLKIHGRTTPSRVAVLTDVTCGSSGDSFVEATKKSPKVKVIGRPTAGLNDYSNLAVMEWAGTFALYYPTSRLSIIDKGKGMSGIGIQPHIHIPWTPEHIQEDVDLKLALQLLQNEEW
- a CDS encoding serine hydrolase, yielding MSKIETPVMTSLQTTVEKMMKNLNVPGAAVAVIKDGEVIISEGFGYRNIETKEAVTPNTRFAIGSSTKAFGTLSLSLLAQQKKFNWDTPIHSYIPNFTLSELLASSQVTGRDLASHRTGVSRHDALWYNSSLSRQDLVEKIKHLPLDAPFRTAFLYNNLMYATISCIVENITNQTWEQYTTEHILEPLNMRHTNFSVNDSQTTDDYALPYIENDGEIKVVPFRNIDTVGAAGCINSTIEDMANWVLLHLNEGKFGDHELISSELLQQMYTPHNSIPDQPVLSLPESPLNSYGLGWFISAYRGKKVIHHGGNIDGFSALVSFIPTENIGLVILTNAGGTLLPTYLANQIYDELLELESIDWHKRAVEDTKKMKEMMKEATESLPEQIKGTTPSHKLEDYTGTFEHPAYGTLQVYKRDDSLYVQFMEMDIQLGHHHYDIFSAKVDLFQMKMSLLFAYEMNVSGKFPSLQLHVPATLSTQPLTFKKIK
- a CDS encoding thymidylate synthase, with the protein product MKHAENDYLNLCRHVMEHGTKKEDRTGTGTVSVFGYQMRFDLSKGFPLLTTKRVPFRLVASELLWFMKGDTNIRYLLQHNNNIWNEWAFKSWVESDEYTGPDMTDFGLRSQQDEEFKVQYDEQMELFKKKVLEDDDFSNKYGYLGDVYGKQWRAWKTTAGETLDQLKDVIEMIKKTPDSRRLIVSAWNPEDVPSMALPPCHTLFQFYVADGKLSCQLYQRSGDIFLGIPFNIASYSLLTHLIAHECGLEVGEFVHTIGDAHIYTNHFEQVEKQLAREPRPFPKLTLNPDVKSVFDFEMEDLTIEGYDPHPAIKAPVAV
- a CDS encoding dihydrofolate reductase codes for the protein MIVSFMVAMDENRVIGKDNNLPWRLPSELQYVKKTTMGHPLIMGRKNYEAIGRPLPGRRNIIVTRNEGYHVEGCEVVHSVEEVFELCKNEEEIFIFGGAQIYDLFLPYVDKLYITKIHHAFEGDTFFPEIDMTNWEEIFVEKGLTDEKNPYTYYYHVYEKQQ